The sequence CTTGCTGTGCCAATGGACATAATTGACTCAAGGACACACTTGCTCTAATGTCACTCAAAAGTAAAAAGCTTAAAAGCACAAGccaaatattgtatatataggTTTCTGAACTTAATGAAAATAAGCAGAATTTGGAACAAACTAACTTGTGTTTATTTATAGCTATTATTTCtttgacaaaacaaaacccaAGAAGTTTTACAAACTCAGATGGCCTCACTCAATTGGGATCATAACCTCATTAGTCCTAAACATAGGTAAAGTCCTCCAAGGTGGGTTATACCTTGCTAGCAAGAATTCCCCAATGACCTTATAACCATCTTTTTCCAAACTCTTCTTCAGCTTCTCCACCTTCTCTCCCACCACTTTCTCTGTTGCAACACCTCCAAACCTCACCACCCCATATTTCCTCTCCACTTCCTCAACAATCTCCACCCTCTTGTCCACTGGCTTCGGCGCATCCTCGGCTTTTCGGTACATATCCGGCAACAAAAATTGCATGGTCACCATCTTTTTCTCTTCTCCCCCTCCTCTGCTCTTTGTCACAACAGGAGCAGTCATTGCAATCTTCTCGGCAGAGCTAGAGGTTTCGGGTGTTTTGGTGATCACCGGAGCCGTCATGGCGATCTTTTCTGGCTTCAAGTTCTGTGGATTGCCAAATACTCCGATGTAGTTGGCCAACAAAGTGAATCCGCCATCTTTGTCACCCTTAAACTCATGTGATGGATCATACGTGACTTGAGCTATCACAGAGGGTGCATATTTCCGGATTTCATAGTCGGTAAAGGATCGAATGACTTGGTACTTTGGAGTCTCCACGGGTATCTTTCCTAAAACCATACCCATCTTGGTACTAAACTGGATCAATTTCAATATGAATGATCAATTCCTTAATTTGAATGAGGCAGGTTTGGTTGGCTGAACTTGAAACTGTTAATGGGTATATAAATAGTATAGGTCTTCTTGTCTATGATATGATATGAAATCTTGAATGTTCAAATATTATGTTTGACCAGTCCACGTTGCTTGGGGTAGGGGTTTAGAAAAGGTTGAATTATCTTTATGGTTTGAACTTTTGAATTACTAGTGGCTGATTTTGGCCATGCGTTTTGTGGACTCTGTTATTCCACCACTTTGCTAAGTAGACAACTTTACACTCTTAGTTGTGGTTTGGTTGGACTATTTCCTTGCAAGAAACAAGGAAAATTCCATTCTAAGTTTGTgtgctaaaaaattaaaacaaaaacattctACCTATATGTAAATATCActggcaaaaaaatttattataatgttCCATGTTATCAGATTAATcagatttattgttatattaatcTGATAACAAAAATACACAATACAATACTAACAAAAATTTGATTGCTTAATTACTCAAATAATAGACACACTGTTACTAATACACAATTAACAGCACGAAAtggacaataaaaatatatgacaaCGAAATCAAGTCTCAGCCAGGACAGTCTAATAGTAAAACATATTGTTTCCAGATGTGAATCActtacccaaatatatatatatatatatatatatataaatatatatatatatatatatatatatatatatgtaaaagaccATGGCAACCAATTGAAACTATAATTCACAAAACTAAAATCAAGCATAACAATTTTTTATGACATACACAAGACGGAAATGGAAATTTGTGTCTATGTGGCAACGTAGTAATTATTATTAGCTATgtgtaaaataaaacaaatataaagatacaaaatagaaattaatgaaagctcaaaaaaaaaattatttatatatttttgactaAAAtgtataaaactaaaaaaaattatttatatatttttgactaAAAtgtataaaactaaaaaattgatagtcaaattttcaaatttatttgttagAGTCTTCGTTAGATAAAAATTGACAAAccgctaaattttttttttcaaataaataggTTTATACAGTATGAAATTcttttattgaaaaacaaaataaaaatgattaaatgagATTGGTTTACCATGACTCATTGGAGGCAAACCTTtccctttttaatttaaaaaatgtggtaaaagaaaacaaaattaaataaataaataaaaatgaaaaaaataataataataaaaaaacctgATAGTGTCGTATGCGCTTAACCAAATCGAGTTGGGGGGTGAGAATAACCCTAGACTGGTTTAGAATATATCAGCCACCATTTGCCAAACAGACCATTTAGGGTAAATCCGCTCCACCTTATATATGTTGACAAACACAAACTGAACCCTCTCAGATGCCCGAGCTTCGTCTTTCCCGTTGGGATCCTCTAGGGTTTCTCTCTGCAATTGATTTTCGTGAGCCtggaaattttcaatttttctttatgGTTTTTGGTCAGGAGCATCATTGATgagtttattatattgttatccTTGCACTTTGATTGCCTGTGAAGAAAATCCATGGGGAAAATTTTCTCTGAGATGctctgatttttttctttttcatatctGCTTTTAGGGCTTTTGAAtatcgtattttttttgttaatttgaatttgaattattgGGTCAGTGATGCTAACAAAATCTGCGTTATCTATCTGCAATTTCCAATATTGGAATTTGAAGATAAATGATATGTTACTGAGATCTGATTGTCATTTgcgactttttttttccctttattttttttctatatgtgATTGATTCCTGAGAGCTGTTTGGtagaaaataagttaaaaaaaaaaagggaaaaacccATTTTCTTTTCTGCTCTTTCTGCTTGTTGCAGTGTGCGATGTCACCGGTTTTCTCAGTATCCAAACAAAAGTggctgcttttattttttaaatttttttttccaaaaccaaTTTTTGGATTTGTTTTCACTTGCTTCCTATAGGCGTTGCGTTCCATTTGGTTTGGTTCCAGAGGAACGTGTCAATGGAAGCGTAAATTAGCTTTCAATTTCAACCCAAAAACCATTATTGAAGTAGATCGGctagaaatatatattagctTGTTCTTAGGGTTGAAATTGTgccatttttttcttctgcatAAATTTTCAGTGTTGTTGCTTCATAATGGTGAATTCCCTCTTATACCAAGTTGGGGGTGTTCAAGTTTCCCGAAGCATACATGGATAGATTCTTTGTCTATGCCAGTATTAAACAGCAATGtgcattttttgctttttgcacTTTGTTACCTGTCTCCTGGTACATCTTTTCATCGTTTACTCTActctgctttctttttcttttgctttttattgtttaaagtAACACATCTTAAAAGTAAAAGCTTGGATATTGATGTGTGTAAAAAGGTGTAGAATGGATAAAAGATCGATGGGCAAGATATTGATGGGGGACTTGGCCATGGCAAATGGGTGTCAACCATAGAAGTAGACTATTCAAATTAATTGGAAAGTAcaagttattttaaaattttaattagagaaaaaatgtacaaacaaaaccactttttaatggaaaatttaACATTGTTGAAAAGCAATTGAGCAGCACTTGCAAAGAAATGATTATTCTTACACTTAATTAAACACAAGTAGATGTTCATGTTTTGAAAATTAACCCTGAACAGTGTCAAGAAAGGTGAAAATCAGTAAGAAGTGTGTTAGTAATATTCTGCTttgctattaatattaaatacctttaaagagtttgaattattaaatttgatcaTCAATTATGTTCTTAATGGAGtttaataaaattgatcatATAATATTCTTGTAAAGGAAGATTGAAATTAGATGGAAGACAAGAAAATGAATACCCCAGATACTGGATTGTGACCATTTTTTCAGAAagtataaacattaataatttgttttattaaagtatattttatttaaaaaagaaatgattATTCTTACACTTAATTAAACACAAGTAGATGTTCATGTTTTGAAAATTAACCCTGAACATTGTCAAGAaagttaaaaaatcattaagaaGTGTGTTTATAATATTCTGCTgtgctattaatattaaataacttTAAAGAgtttgaattattaaatttgatcaTCAATTATGTTCTTAATGGAGTTTAATAAATTGATCATATAATATTCTTCTGAAGGAAGATT comes from Ziziphus jujuba cultivar Dongzao chromosome 6, ASM3175591v1 and encodes:
- the LOC107430733 gene encoding uncharacterized protein LOC107430733, producing the protein MGMVLGKIPVETPKYQVIRSFTDYEIRKYAPSVIAQVTYDPSHEFKGDKDGGFTLLANYIGVFGNPQNLKPEKIAMTAPVITKTPETSSSAEKIAMTAPVVTKSRGGGEEKKMVTMQFLLPDMYRKAEDAPKPVDKRVEIVEEVERKYGVVRFGGVATEKVVGEKVEKLKKSLEKDGYKVIGEFLLARYNPPWRTLPMFRTNEVMIPIE